From Tistrella bauzanensis, a single genomic window includes:
- the folE gene encoding GTP cyclohydrolase I FolE codes for MTRENVLAVKLDGQVKTPDATSAARPDRAEAEAAVRTLIRWAGDDPDREGLLSTPDRVVRSYEEFFAGYAQDPVEILQRTFEETDGYDEVVALRGIRIESYCEHHMVPIIGVAHVAYLPRSRVVGISKLARVVEAFSKRLQIQEKLTSQIANAIEEVLKPKGVGVVIEAEHQCMSTRGVHKPGVSMVTSRMLGEFRHNPTLRREFLTLIGNPAGF; via the coding sequence ATGACACGCGAAAACGTGCTGGCGGTGAAACTTGACGGCCAGGTGAAGACCCCGGACGCGACCTCTGCGGCGCGGCCGGACCGCGCCGAAGCCGAAGCCGCCGTGCGGACCCTGATCCGCTGGGCCGGCGACGATCCCGACCGCGAAGGCCTGCTGTCCACGCCCGATCGCGTGGTCCGGTCTTATGAGGAATTCTTCGCGGGCTATGCGCAGGATCCGGTCGAGATCCTGCAGCGGACCTTCGAGGAAACCGACGGCTATGACGAGGTCGTGGCGCTGCGCGGCATCCGGATCGAAAGCTATTGCGAGCACCACATGGTGCCGATCATCGGCGTCGCCCATGTCGCCTATCTGCCGCGCAGCCGTGTGGTCGGCATCTCGAAGCTTGCCCGCGTGGTCGAGGCGTTTTCGAAGCGCCTGCAGATCCAGGAGAAGCTGACCTCGCAGATCGCCAATGCGATCGAAGAGGTGCTGAAGCCCAAGGGTGTTGGCGTGGTGATCGAGGCCGAACACCAGTGCATGAGCACTCGCGGCGTTCACAAGCCCGGCGTCAGCATGGTCACCAGCCGCATGCTGGGCGAATTCCGCCACAACCCGACGCTGCGCCGCGAATTCCTCACTCTGATCGGCAACCCCGCCG